One genomic segment of Fusobacterium nucleatum includes these proteins:
- a CDS encoding sodium-dependent transporter, which yields MDNSERKFQSKIGFILTCVGSAVGMANIWAFPYRVGKYGGAVFLLIYFMFIALFSYVGLSAEYLIGRRAETGTLGSYEYAWKDIGKGKLGYGLAYIPLLGSMSIAIGYAIIAAWVLRTFGAAVTGKILEVDTAQFFGEAVTGNFVIMPWHIAVIVLTLLTLFAGAKSIEKTNKIMMPAFFILFFILAVRVAFLPGAIEGYKYLFVPDWSYLSNVETWINAMGQAFFSLSITGSGMIVCGAYLDKKEDIINGALQTGVFDTIAAMIAAFVVIPASFAFGYPASAGPSLMFMTIPEVFKQMPFGQLLAILFFVSVVFAAVSSLQNMFEVVGESIQTRFKMTRKSVIVLLGIIALVIGIFIEPENKVGPWMDVVTIYIIPFGAVLGAISWYWILKKESYMEELNQGSKVTRSEMYHNVGKYIYVPLVLVVFVLGVIYHGIG from the coding sequence ATGGACAATTCGGAAAGGAAATTTCAGTCAAAAATAGGTTTCATTTTAACTTGTGTTGGATCTGCTGTTGGAATGGCTAATATTTGGGCTTTTCCATACAGAGTTGGAAAATATGGGGGAGCAGTATTTTTATTAATATATTTTATGTTTATTGCATTATTTTCTTATGTTGGATTATCAGCTGAATATTTAATTGGAAGAAGAGCTGAAACAGGAACATTAGGTTCTTACGAATATGCTTGGAAGGATATAGGAAAAGGTAAATTAGGTTATGGCTTAGCTTATATTCCACTTTTAGGTTCTATGAGTATAGCTATTGGATATGCAATAATTGCTGCTTGGGTATTAAGGACTTTTGGAGCTGCTGTTACTGGAAAAATTTTAGAAGTTGATACAGCTCAATTTTTTGGTGAAGCTGTCACTGGAAATTTCGTAATAATGCCTTGGCATATAGCAGTAATTGTTTTAACTCTACTTACACTTTTTGCAGGAGCAAAGAGTATAGAAAAAACTAATAAAATAATGATGCCTGCATTCTTTATATTATTTTTCATATTAGCAGTGAGAGTTGCATTTTTACCAGGAGCTATTGAAGGATATAAATACTTATTTGTACCTGATTGGTCTTATTTATCTAATGTGGAAACTTGGATTAATGCAATGGGACAAGCTTTCTTCTCTCTTTCTATAACTGGTAGTGGAATGATAGTCTGTGGTGCTTATTTAGATAAAAAAGAAGATATAATCAATGGTGCATTGCAAACAGGAGTATTTGATACAATAGCTGCGATGATAGCTGCTTTTGTTGTAATTCCTGCATCTTTTGCATTTGGATATCCTGCAAGTGCTGGACCATCTTTAATGTTTATGACTATACCAGAAGTATTTAAACAAATGCCATTTGGACAATTATTAGCAATATTATTCTTTGTGTCAGTTGTATTTGCTGCTGTAAGCTCATTACAAAATATGTTTGAAGTTGTTGGTGAATCTATACAAACAAGATTTAAAATGACAAGAAAATCAGTTATTGTATTACTTGGAATAATTGCTCTTGTTATTGGTATATTTATTGAACCTGAAAATAAAGTTGGACCTTGGATGGATGTTGTTACTATATATATAATTCCATTTGGAGCAGTACTTGGAGCAATTTCTTGGTATTGGATATTAAAAAAAGAATCTTATATGGAAGAACTTAATCAAGGAAGTAAAGTTACTCGTTCAGAAATGTACCACAATGTTGGTAAGTATATATATGTACCATTAGTTTTAGTGGTATTTGTACTTGGAGTTATCTATCATGGTATTGGATAA
- a CDS encoding GntR family transcriptional regulator has product MKVVKDLLSEQIYKILKNDIINSKINFGEVLVNKNLQERFEVSSTPIRDAILRLKEDGIIEEITRSGAKLIDFDPNFACEVNQLIMTITLGVIEYSLENIENRKVILDNLKKYIKLQQNNVSADLYYEYDYHFHKTFFDYSNNKLLKDLFKKYNLINEILVKAYHKGAFSLEIRKACLEDHENIIKSIEENNLEMTLDSVKKHYLRADRIFKNKLKIN; this is encoded by the coding sequence ATGAAAGTGGTAAAAGATTTGTTAAGTGAACAAATATATAAGATTTTAAAAAATGATATTATAAATTCTAAAATAAATTTTGGTGAAGTTTTGGTTAATAAAAATCTGCAAGAAAGGTTTGAAGTAAGTTCCACTCCAATAAGAGATGCAATCCTTCGTTTAAAGGAAGATGGAATAATAGAGGAAATAACGAGATCAGGAGCTAAGTTAATAGATTTTGACCCTAATTTTGCTTGTGAAGTTAATCAATTAATTATGACTATTACATTAGGAGTTATTGAATATTCACTAGAAAATATAGAAAATAGAAAAGTGATTCTTGATAACTTAAAAAAATATATAAAATTACAACAAAATAATGTATCAGCTGATTTATATTATGAATACGACTACCATTTTCATAAAACTTTTTTTGATTATTCAAATAATAAATTATTAAAAGATTTATTTAAAAAATATAATTTAATCAATGAAATTTTGGTTAAGGCCTATCATAAAGGAGCATTTTCCTTAGAAATTAGAAAAGCTTGTTTAGAAGATCATGAAAATATTATTAAGTCTATTGAAGAAAATAATTTAGAAATGACCTTAGATTCAGTGAAGAAACATTATTTAAGAGCTGATAGAATATTTAAAAATAAATTAAAAATAAATTAA
- a CDS encoding tyrosine phenol-lyase, translating into MRYEDYPAEPFRIKSVETVKMIDKAAREEVIKKAGYNTFLINSEDVYIDLLTDSGTNAMSDKQWGGLMQGDEAYAGSRNFFHLEETVQEIFGFKHIVPTHQGRGAENILSQIAIKPGQYVPGNMYFTTTRYHQERNGGIFRDIIRDEAHDATLNVPFKGDIDLNKLQKLIDEVGAENIAYVCLAVTVNLAGGQPVSMKNMKAVRELTKKHGIKVFYDATRCVENAYFIKEQEEGYQDKTIKEIVHEMFSYADGCTMSGKKDCLVNIGGFLCMNDEDLFLKAKEMVVVYEGMPSYGGLAGRDMEAMAIGLRESLQYEYIRHRILQVRYLGEKLKEAGVPILEPVGGHAVFLDARRFCPHIPQEEFPAQALAAAIYVECGVRTMERGIISAGRDVKTGENHKPKLETVRVTIPRRVYTYKHMDVVAEGIIKLYKHKEDIKPLEFVYEPKQLRFFTARFGIKK; encoded by the coding sequence ATGAGATATGAAGATTATCCAGCAGAGCCATTTAGAATTAAAAGTGTAGAAACTGTTAAAATGATTGATAAGGCAGCAAGAGAAGAAGTAATTAAAAAAGCAGGATATAATACTTTCTTAATTAACTCTGAAGATGTTTACATTGATTTATTAACTGACAGTGGAACTAATGCTATGAGTGATAAACAATGGGGAGGACTTATGCAAGGTGATGAAGCCTATGCAGGAAGTAGAAATTTCTTCCATTTAGAAGAAACTGTTCAAGAAATATTTGGGTTTAAACATATAGTTCCTACTCACCAAGGAAGAGGAGCAGAAAATATTTTATCTCAAATAGCTATAAAACCTGGACAATATGTTCCTGGAAATATGTATTTTACAACTACTAGATATCACCAAGAAAGAAATGGAGGAATTTTTAGAGATATTATAAGAGATGAAGCTCACGATGCCACTCTTAATGTTCCTTTCAAAGGGGATATAGACTTAAATAAATTACAAAAACTAATAGATGAAGTTGGAGCAGAAAACATTGCTTATGTTTGTTTAGCTGTAACTGTAAACCTTGCTGGTGGACAACCAGTTTCTATGAAAAATATGAAAGCAGTTAGAGAATTAACTAAAAAACATGGAATCAAAGTTTTCTATGATGCAACTAGATGTGTTGAAAATGCTTACTTCATTAAAGAACAAGAAGAAGGATATCAAGATAAAACTATAAAAGAAATAGTACATGAAATGTTTAGCTATGCTGATGGATGTACTATGAGTGGTAAAAAAGATTGTCTTGTTAATATTGGTGGATTCTTATGTATGAATGATGAAGATTTATTCTTAAAAGCAAAAGAAATGGTTGTTGTTTATGAAGGTATGCCTTCTTATGGAGGACTTGCTGGTAGAGATATGGAAGCTATGGCAATAGGATTAAGAGAATCTCTACAATATGAATACATAAGACATAGAATTTTACAAGTTAGATACTTAGGAGAAAAATTAAAAGAAGCAGGAGTACCTATACTTGAACCAGTTGGAGGACATGCTGTATTCTTAGATGCTAGAAGATTCTGTCCTCATATTCCACAAGAAGAATTCCCAGCTCAAGCTCTTGCAGCAGCTATCTATGTTGAATGTGGTGTAAGAACTATGGAAAGAGGAATAATTTCTGCTGGTAGAGATGTAAAAACTGGTGAAAACCATAAACCTAAACTAGAAACTGTTAGAGTTACTATTCCAAGAAGAGTTTATACTTATAAACATATGGACGTAGTAGCAGAAGGTATAATCAAGTTATACAAACATAAAGAAGATATAAAACCATTAGAATTTGTATATGAACCAAAACAATTAAGATTCTTTACAGCTAGATTTGGAATAAAAAAATAA
- a CDS encoding ISL3 family transposase, with translation MISLSLSNFIKTILNIQDNNISFPEEEYYQVTQKGNYLIKVFKGFLKSDYCTCPYCNSKNIVKNGSRHRKIKYIPFQNYNIELELTIQRYICKDCKKTFSPSTNIVSDNSSISNNLKYTVALELQKNISLTSIAQKYNISISSVQRIMNSCYSDFKVNKEHLPEAICIDEFKSVKNIDGAMSFVFADYQSKSIIDIVEDRRLHSLTEYFSRFSLEARNNVKYICMDMYTPYISLVNSIFPNAKIVLDKFHIVNLVNRAFNQTRISIMNSIQDDSLKRKLKLFWKSLLKYYPDLCQVNYYCQSFKRKLSSKDKVDYLLEKCPELEVNFNIYQDIIQTIKLNNFNRFENTVKKYLTTKEKISKKMVIALKTLKKHMNYIENMFESNITNGVIEGLNNKIKSVKRTAFGYSNFSNFKKRILIQAGIISISA, from the coding sequence GTGATTTCATTGTCTCTATCTAATTTTATCAAAACTATCTTAAATATTCAAGATAATAATATTTCTTTTCCAGAAGAAGAATATTACCAAGTTACTCAAAAAGGTAATTATCTAATTAAAGTTTTTAAAGGTTTTCTTAAGTCTGATTACTGTACTTGTCCATACTGTAATTCCAAAAATATTGTTAAAAATGGTTCAAGGCATCGTAAAATTAAATATATTCCTTTTCAAAATTACAATATTGAGCTTGAACTTACTATACAAAGATATATTTGTAAAGATTGTAAAAAAACTTTTTCACCTTCTACTAATATTGTAAGTGATAACTCCAGTATATCTAATAATCTTAAATATACTGTTGCGCTTGAACTTCAAAAAAATATTTCTCTTACATCTATTGCTCAGAAATACAACATTTCTATTTCTTCTGTACAAAGAATAATGAATAGTTGCTATTCTGATTTTAAAGTTAATAAAGAACATTTACCAGAAGCTATTTGTATTGATGAATTTAAGTCTGTTAAAAATATTGATGGTGCTATGTCTTTTGTTTTTGCTGACTATCAGAGTAAGAGTATTATTGATATCGTAGAAGATAGAAGACTTCATTCTCTTACAGAATACTTCTCAAGGTTTTCGCTTGAAGCTAGGAATAACGTAAAATATATCTGTATGGATATGTATACTCCATATATTAGTTTAGTTAATTCTATTTTTCCTAATGCAAAAATAGTGTTAGATAAATTTCATATTGTTAATCTTGTTAATAGAGCATTTAATCAAACTAGAATATCTATTATGAATTCTATTCAAGATGATTCATTAAAAAGAAAGCTAAAGCTGTTTTGGAAATCATTGTTAAAATATTATCCTGATCTTTGTCAAGTAAACTATTACTGTCAAAGTTTTAAGCGCAAACTTAGTAGCAAAGATAAAGTAGATTATCTATTAGAAAAATGTCCTGAATTAGAGGTTAATTTTAATATATATCAAGATATTATTCAAACAATTAAACTTAATAATTTTAACAGATTTGAAAATACAGTAAAAAAATATTTAACTACTAAAGAGAAGATTTCTAAGAAAATGGTAATAGCACTAAAAACTCTTAAGAAACATATGAACTACATTGAGAATATGTTTGAATCAAATATTACTAAT
- a CDS encoding YARHG domain-containing protein produces the protein MKKILLAIMFCFLSIFTFANDWEFGSEGEHIIPLKGSNMSIKKEKITLKLTPDGMLVNVKFTFDNPTAENKIVGFVTPESGSGGEGEGKGNRKPEPLKIKNFKTTVNGKEVKSNVELLSKLLSKGVLDNNVIKEYTEKEKNFYNYVYYFNADFKQGENVVEHNYFYTGSYGVYERDFEYVVTTISKWKNKTVEDFEIEVQPGNYFVKLPYSFWKNNNKINWEIVGKGKMVTIAPTKKPNDENANGIEKFGAIYLKLDSGSVRYKTKNFSPTDDFYMVRIDNILGFDYEFPEGKVQGYKFKDDHFGFVATVRYYEYPNIIDSLKKLDDKDLDIVRNYPYALAGYDFAKKDLKDYFSQFIWYKSVGKNVKIDSSFNNLIKAADEIKAKRKK, from the coding sequence ATGAAAAAAATTTTATTAGCAATTATGTTTTGCTTTTTAAGTATTTTTACTTTTGCAAATGACTGGGAGTTTGGCTCAGAAGGTGAACATATAATACCTTTAAAAGGTTCTAACATGAGCATAAAGAAGGAAAAAATTACCTTAAAATTAACACCAGATGGAATGCTAGTTAATGTTAAATTCACTTTTGACAATCCTACCGCTGAAAATAAAATAGTAGGTTTTGTTACCCCTGAAAGTGGTAGTGGTGGTGAAGGAGAAGGAAAAGGAAATAGAAAACCTGAACCTTTAAAAATTAAAAATTTTAAGACTACTGTTAATGGTAAAGAAGTTAAATCTAATGTTGAATTATTATCTAAATTGCTTTCAAAAGGTGTTTTAGATAATAATGTTATAAAAGAATATACAGAAAAAGAAAAAAACTTCTATAACTATGTTTATTACTTTAATGCAGACTTTAAACAAGGAGAAAATGTTGTAGAACATAACTATTTCTATACTGGTTCTTATGGAGTATATGAAAGAGATTTTGAATATGTTGTAACTACTATCTCTAAATGGAAAAATAAAACTGTTGAAGATTTTGAAATTGAAGTTCAACCTGGAAATTATTTTGTTAAATTACCTTACTCTTTCTGGAAAAATAACAATAAAATAAACTGGGAAATTGTTGGTAAAGGTAAAATGGTTACAATAGCTCCAACTAAAAAACCTAATGATGAAAATGCAAATGGAATTGAAAAATTTGGAGCTATTTATTTAAAACTTGATAGTGGTTCTGTAAGATATAAAACTAAAAATTTCTCTCCTACTGATGACTTCTATATGGTTCGTATAGACAATATTTTAGGATTTGACTATGAGTTTCCAGAAGGAAAAGTTCAAGGATACAAGTTTAAAGATGATCATTTTGGGTTTGTAGCTACTGTAAGATATTATGAATATCCAAACATTATTGATTCTCTAAAAAAATTAGATGACAAAGATTTAGATATAGTTCGTAACTATCCTTATGCCTTAGCTGGATATGATTTTGCTAAAAAAGATTTAAAAGATTATTTCTCACAATTTATTTGGTATAAATCAGTCGGAAAAAATGTAAAAATTGATTCTAGTTTTAATAATCTAATAAAAGCTGCTGATGAAATAAAAGCAAAAAGAAAGAAATAA